ATCTGAAGATACAGCTTGATGAACAACCTGCCTTGATATGTTTCTTATGGAAAGAAGAATAGCTGTGATTTTTTCTATCCCGTCTATAGACTGTTTTAAAGCTTGGGGGACTTCATCTTTCAAATAATCCAGATCTTGTTTTTTTGCTGATTTTTCTGCATCATAGATAGTTTTTTCGTTTATTTTTCCTTTTTTTGCACTTTCAATAAATTTTGAAAAACTGGTTAATGACTCAAAAATAATAGGAAGGGATTTATTAAGAAAACTCATATTGTCTGCAATATATTGAACAGGGGTTGCAATTTCATGCATAATTCCTGAGGTAAGTTTCCCAATTGTTTCAAGCCGTCCCCATTCAATTAGTGTATCCTGTGATATGTCTTTTATATCCAAAATCTTTTTTCTTTCAGACTTAATGTGTTTTATAGTCTTTGCAACCATGGTTTCAGCTTTGCTAAGTTTGAGCAAAGTATCTAAAGTTGAAAGGAAAAGGTTTTTATCAAGAGGTTTGATAAGAAAATTTTCGTAACCGTATTTTTTAAATTCTGGAATAAGATTAGAATTATCTTTGTTAAGTAAAATGGAAAAAATTGCTTTAAAGTTTGTTTTTGATGAATTTATTTTTTCAGGAAGTTCCTTAATACTTATTTGATCTGTTTTAGAATCCACAAAAATTATGGAAAAATCTGTTTTTGATGCTAGCTGAATAAGTTCTTCACTCGAATCTGTAAAAAACCCAAAAATATTTTTTGAATTAAGAAAGTCCTCAATCTCTGCTTTTTCTTTATCAGATTTTATAAGTGATATTATCTTTACTGTTTTTTCAGTATGATTCATTGGGTGTTCCTGTGTTTATTGTCTTTTATTTACAAATTTTTCAAAATCCAAAGTTAGAATTGGCGGTTCATTGTTTTCTTCAGGTTCGGGTATATTTGAAAAAGAAGTTTCAGGTTGAGGTTTATTGTCTAATAAAATTTTTTTGATAATTTCCAGTTCATTTGAAATTTTATCTGTATTTTCAACAAATTTTTTTAAAAGCCCTAGGGCTTCAATTTTATTTATTTCTTCATCGGGTTTAAATTTGTTTTTATCAGAAGTTTTTTTGGGTTGTTTTCTTATTTCTGAATTGTTTTTTCCAGAAGACTGTTTGACAAGTTTGAGACTGCTTTGAAAAAAATCAGAACAGTTTTTTATAAAAGAATCAAAGGTCTTTGTCTCATGGGGGGATTCATGCTCTGATTTTAAAATAAATTTTGTAATTTCATTTACTGCTTCAGAGGCAGGGCTGTCGGGGTATTTGATAAAAAAAGGGGACTGGCTTGAAACAGAATCAGAAACTCGCTCATCTTCTGGGATCATTCCAAGATATCTGAGATCAAGCTTTATATATTTGGAAACAGTTAGATTAAATTTTTCAAAAACCTTTTTACCTAAATTTAAGTTTTTGCATCTGTTTACAATTATATTGACCCTGTTTTTGTAACCGTTGAATTTAAGCACTTTCAAAAGGGAATATGCGTCTGTAAGGGATGTAGGCTCTGGAACAATTGCAAGAACAAGAAAAGATGAGGCAAGGCAAAATGAAATAACCTCCCTGGATATTCCTGCTCCTGTATCTATAATAATATAATCATAGCCCTTTAGGTTGGAAAATTGGTTCAAAAGACTGCCAAGGGTTTTTTTATCAATAAATTCAAATTGCTCAACGCCAGAGCTTCCCGGAATTATATCTATTTTGTTCCAGTTTTTTATTATTATTTCTTTTAGTTTCTTTTTGCCGGAAATTACGTCTTCCAAATTAATGGAAGAAGCAAGTCCCATTAAAATATTTACATTTGCAAGACCTATGTCTGCATCAAAAAGGCAGGTTTTATATCCTTGTGAGGCTAGTGAGACAGCAAGATTAACCGCTATATTTGTTTTTCCTGCTCCGCCTTTTCCGCTTGTTATTGTGATTATTTTCAAGAAAAACTCCTTTTAATTTTTTACAACCTGATAAGTTTTATCAAATTTTTCAGGATTTATTTTAAAATGTGAACCTTTACTGAATAGTTTAATCTGTCTGGTTTTTTGATAAAACAGGAGAGGCCATTATTTTTAGATTGTTATTGGGAAATTCAAACCAGAATGAGACGTTGCTGCA
The window above is part of the Desulforegulaceae bacterium genome. Proteins encoded here:
- a CDS encoding P-loop NTPase, yielding MKIITITSGKGGAGKTNIAVNLAVSLASQGYKTCLFDADIGLANVNILMGLASSINLEDVISGKKKLKEIIIKNWNKIDIIPGSSGVEQFEFIDKKTLGSLLNQFSNLKGYDYIIIDTGAGISREVISFCLASSFLVLAIVPEPTSLTDAYSLLKVLKFNGYKNRVNIIVNRCKNLNLGKKVFEKFNLTVSKYIKLDLRYLGMIPEDERVSDSVSSQSPFFIKYPDSPASEAVNEITKFILKSEHESPHETKTFDSFIKNCSDFFQSSLKLVKQSSGKNNSEIRKQPKKTSDKNKFKPDEEINKIEALGLLKKFVENTDKISNELEIIKKILLDNKPQPETSFSNIPEPEENNEPPILTLDFEKFVNKRQ